Proteins co-encoded in one Acinetobacter lwoffii genomic window:
- a CDS encoding ABC transporter ATP-binding protein — MKNQTARDTQSLIEVKNLSFKRGERVIYDDVSLTIRRGQITAIMGPSGTGKTTLLRLIGGQLTPEHGQVLLDGKDIASMSRSELFSARARMGMLFQSGALFTDMSVYENVAFPIRAHTKLPEHLIKEIVALKLESVGLRGAEQMMPSELSGGMNRRVALARAIALDPELIMYDEPFAGQDPIVMGVLTRLIRSLREALDLTTIIVSHDVTETLSIADYIYIVAEGKIQGEGTPAELKVHPSTFVQQFLTGSVEGPVDYQFSHRAYLSDEVRS, encoded by the coding sequence ATGAAAAATCAAACAGCGCGAGATACTCAGTCTCTGATTGAAGTCAAGAATTTGAGCTTCAAGCGGGGTGAGCGCGTGATTTATGACGACGTGAGTTTAACTATTCGTCGTGGACAGATTACCGCCATCATGGGGCCATCGGGAACCGGTAAAACCACCTTATTAAGACTGATTGGTGGACAGCTGACGCCCGAACATGGTCAGGTCTTATTGGATGGCAAAGATATTGCCTCGATGTCACGTTCCGAACTTTTTTCAGCACGTGCACGTATGGGCATGCTGTTTCAGAGCGGTGCTTTGTTTACCGATATGAGCGTGTATGAAAATGTCGCATTTCCGATTCGGGCACATACCAAACTGCCAGAACATCTGATTAAGGAAATCGTGGCACTGAAACTGGAATCGGTCGGTTTACGTGGTGCAGAGCAGATGATGCCATCCGAGTTATCTGGTGGTATGAACCGACGCGTGGCTCTGGCCCGGGCGATTGCGCTGGACCCTGAACTGATCATGTACGATGAACCCTTTGCCGGACAAGATCCGATTGTGATGGGGGTATTGACTCGCCTGATCCGTTCATTGCGTGAAGCACTGGATCTGACCACGATTATTGTCTCGCATGATGTGACAGAAACCTTATCCATTGCTGATTACATTTATATTGTGGCAGAAGGCAAGATCCAGGGCGAGGGGACACCGGCAGAGCTAAAAGTGCATCCTTCAACTTTTGTGCAGCAATTCCTGACGGGTTCGGTGGAAGGTCCAGTCGATTATCAGTTTAGTCATCGGGCTTATTTAAGTGATGAGGTACGTTCATGA
- a CDS encoding inositol monophosphatase family protein → MEPMVVMAARAAQLVGQELLKAHQNRHKLDLQVEEKGIDGPVTRVDRYLEQLTIDTLRKSYKNHSFLGEEFGYQEGKGHDADWCWVIDPLDGTLNFINGFPHFCISIAVQHKGITQHGVIYDPVKDELFSASRGRGAMMNQRRIRVNVKDSLENTFMAVGHAYRAKRNGEVVSYAKNHFQTLLNVTEAGAQYRRSGSAALDLAYVAAGRFDGYFELGLKPWDIAAGELIVKEAGGTVVDARGGSDSMENGQVLACSMKMLKPLMQAVVPAWGEAAK, encoded by the coding sequence ATGGAACCTATGGTGGTGATGGCTGCGCGTGCGGCTCAGTTAGTTGGTCAAGAGCTTTTAAAAGCGCATCAGAATCGTCATAAACTCGATCTACAAGTCGAAGAAAAAGGAATTGATGGTCCGGTAACGCGTGTAGATCGTTATTTGGAACAGTTGACCATCGATACCCTACGTAAAAGCTATAAAAATCACAGTTTCCTTGGTGAAGAGTTTGGCTATCAGGAAGGTAAAGGTCATGACGCCGATTGGTGTTGGGTGATCGATCCGCTAGATGGTACTTTAAACTTCATTAACGGTTTCCCGCATTTCTGTATCTCTATCGCAGTTCAGCACAAAGGCATTACTCAACACGGGGTGATTTATGACCCGGTGAAAGATGAGCTATTCTCTGCGAGTCGTGGTCGTGGTGCCATGATGAACCAGCGCCGTATTCGTGTGAATGTTAAAGACAGCCTGGAAAATACCTTTATGGCTGTTGGTCACGCTTATCGTGCCAAGCGTAATGGCGAAGTTGTGTCTTATGCCAAGAATCATTTTCAAACCCTGTTAAACGTAACCGAAGCTGGCGCGCAATATCGTCGTTCAGGTTCTGCAGCATTGGATTTAGCCTATGTTGCTGCAGGTCGTTTCGATGGTTATTTCGAACTTGGTTTAAAGCCTTGGGATATCGCAGCTGGCGAATTGATCGTGAAAGAAGCAGGCGGTACTGTAGTTGATGCACGTGGTGGTAGCGACTCTATGGAAAATGGTCAAGTTTTGGCTTGTTCAATGAAAATGCTTAAGCCTTTAATGCAAGCAGTTGTTCCTGCTTGGGGTGAAGCAGCAAAATAA
- the dxs gene encoding 1-deoxy-D-xylulose-5-phosphate synthase: MLYTEIPTQRPVTPLLDAINHPEQLRALEQSQLEQVADELRQFILYAAGQSGGHFGANLGVIELTVALHYCFNTPHDRLIWDVGHQAYPHKVLTGRREQLTTIRAKDGLAAFPAREESEFDTFGVGHSSTAISAGLGMALARRYQNKPCEVVSIIGDGAMTAGMAFEALNDAVAHSADLMVVLNDNDMSISCSTGGFAKHLAAIWERGEFVNVTEQGEAYVQPHPEWLYNSRLHSAATDAADNLFQAIGFDYFGPYDGHDVKQLVHVFNALKKRKGPRLIHVYTKKGKGFAPAESDQIKYHAISKLNAVAASNTAPKYSDVFGQWLCDEAAQDTRLLAITPAMCEGSGMVKFAKEYPERFFDVAIAEQHAVTLAAGMACEGLKPVVAIYSTFLQRGYDQLVHDVALQNLDVTFGIDRAGLVGEDGPTHAGAYDYAYMRTIPNIVIMAPKDENECRQMLHTAYLYPGPAAVRYPRGNGLGVEIQQKMIEIPIGQAEIVASFNGQYDEYISVLAFGSRVQAAVDAAEAFAVKHEIGVRVVNMRFVKPLDTQMLDDLALSTSLFVTVEEHAVMGGAGSAVNEYLAEAQIVKPMLNLGLDDTFMAQATHAQMLQQAGLDAQGIEKSINQAWSSLGQSVLS, from the coding sequence ATGCTGTATACAGAAATCCCAACTCAACGCCCTGTAACACCGTTGCTTGATGCGATCAATCATCCTGAGCAACTGCGTGCACTCGAGCAAAGCCAGCTAGAACAAGTGGCGGATGAGTTACGTCAATTCATTTTGTATGCTGCCGGGCAAAGTGGCGGACATTTTGGTGCCAATCTCGGTGTGATTGAACTCACCGTGGCCTTACACTATTGCTTTAATACTCCACATGATCGCCTGATCTGGGATGTAGGTCATCAGGCCTATCCGCATAAAGTGTTGACTGGTCGTCGTGAACAGCTCACCACCATTCGTGCCAAAGACGGTCTGGCAGCGTTCCCGGCTCGTGAAGAATCTGAATTTGATACCTTTGGGGTAGGGCATTCTTCGACGGCGATTTCTGCTGGCCTAGGTATGGCGCTGGCACGTCGTTATCAGAACAAGCCGTGTGAAGTGGTATCGATTATTGGCGATGGCGCCATGACGGCAGGTATGGCTTTTGAAGCTTTGAATGATGCCGTGGCACACAGTGCTGATCTGATGGTGGTGCTGAACGACAATGATATGTCGATTTCTTGCAGTACCGGTGGTTTTGCCAAACATCTGGCTGCCATTTGGGAGCGCGGTGAGTTCGTTAATGTTACCGAGCAGGGTGAGGCATATGTACAGCCACATCCAGAATGGTTGTATAACTCGCGTTTGCACAGTGCAGCAACCGATGCTGCAGATAACTTATTCCAAGCCATCGGCTTTGACTATTTTGGCCCGTACGATGGTCATGATGTCAAACAGCTGGTGCATGTCTTTAATGCGCTGAAAAAGCGTAAAGGCCCACGCCTGATTCATGTCTATACTAAAAAAGGCAAGGGCTTTGCTCCGGCAGAATCGGATCAAATCAAGTATCACGCGATTAGCAAACTCAATGCCGTTGCTGCCAGCAATACTGCGCCGAAATATTCGGATGTATTTGGGCAATGGCTTTGCGATGAAGCGGCACAAGACACACGCTTGCTCGCGATTACTCCCGCCATGTGCGAAGGTTCAGGCATGGTCAAATTTGCCAAAGAATATCCGGAACGTTTCTTTGATGTGGCGATTGCCGAACAGCATGCGGTTACCTTGGCTGCCGGTATGGCTTGTGAAGGCTTGAAGCCGGTGGTTGCAATTTACTCGACTTTCCTGCAACGCGGTTATGATCAACTGGTACATGACGTGGCTTTGCAGAATCTGGATGTTACTTTCGGTATTGATCGTGCCGGTCTGGTTGGTGAAGATGGCCCGACGCATGCCGGTGCTTATGACTATGCCTATATGCGTACTATCCCGAATATCGTGATCATGGCGCCAAAAGACGAAAATGAATGCCGTCAAATGCTGCATACTGCGTATTTGTATCCAGGACCTGCAGCCGTACGTTATCCGCGTGGCAATGGACTGGGCGTCGAGATCCAGCAAAAAATGATCGAGATTCCAATCGGTCAGGCGGAAATTGTGGCCAGTTTTAACGGGCAGTATGACGAATATATTTCTGTGCTGGCGTTTGGTAGCCGGGTACAGGCTGCAGTCGATGCTGCTGAAGCCTTTGCAGTAAAACATGAGATTGGTGTGCGTGTGGTTAACATGCGTTTTGTCAAACCGTTAGATACCCAAATGCTCGATGATCTCGCTTTAAGCACCAGTCTGTTTGTCACGGTGGAAGAACATGCAGTGATGGGCGGTGCAGGTAGTGCCGTGAATGAATATCTGGCAGAAGCACAGATTGTCAAACCGATGTTGAATCTGGGTCTGGATGATACGTTTATGGCGCAAGCGACCCATGCACAGATGTTGCAGCAAGCGGGTCTGGATGCGCAAGGCATTGAAAAATCGATCAATCAGGCTTGGTCCAGCCTGGGGCAAAGCGTCTTGTCATAA
- a CDS encoding MlaC/ttg2D family ABC transporter substrate-binding protein codes for MKTLVKQTLAASILSTMVAGTVFAAPSEAPPAFIKKVADGLIERLKADNAKLQNNPALVKAIVRQNLDPYIDSQSFTRIVMGTYATNQYSTAAQRAQFEKNFRETLIENYGSAFSKFSNQTYSVRPYKASNSKNPVVTIDFNNKGEKIPVAFQLVDKGSQWKIRNINVSGIDLGLQFRNQFAATVKRNGGNIDKAIANFKPDAEAAIDKNKK; via the coding sequence GTGAAAACTTTAGTAAAACAAACGCTTGCAGCAAGCATTCTTTCCACAATGGTTGCTGGTACAGTGTTTGCTGCACCGTCTGAAGCACCACCTGCTTTTATTAAAAAAGTGGCAGATGGTTTGATTGAGCGCCTCAAAGCTGATAATGCAAAATTGCAGAACAATCCGGCGCTGGTAAAAGCGATTGTCCGCCAGAATCTGGATCCATACATTGATTCACAGTCTTTCACGCGTATTGTGATGGGGACTTATGCGACGAACCAGTATAGTACTGCTGCACAGCGCGCGCAGTTTGAAAAGAATTTCCGTGAAACGCTCATTGAAAATTATGGTTCTGCATTTTCCAAGTTTAGTAATCAGACCTATAGCGTGCGTCCATATAAGGCCAGCAACAGCAAAAACCCTGTTGTAACCATCGACTTTAATAATAAAGGCGAGAAAATTCCGGTAGCGTTTCAGCTGGTGGACAAAGGCTCACAATGGAAAATCCGCAACATCAACGTATCGGGTATCGATCTAGGTTTGCAATTCCGTAACCAGTTTGCTGCGACAGTAAAACGTAATGGCGGTAATATAGATAAAGCTATTGCTAACTTCAAACCGGATGCAGAAGCTGCAATCGACAAGAACAAGAAATAA
- a CDS encoding CorA family divalent cation transporter, with translation MLEAFYATERGSLEDITINGDFDLHPDLVWLDLIAPSQEEQQWILDAYAQNLPTLKSLEDISSSARFYRDDDGILHISTYFLTKNKNYQVENENEDESSMLATVQTVAFILHKDRLFTLRGEKLVAFRAFRARARRNDYEIDYKDPTWILLGLLEAKLDELADILEDVHKDLEKYSTEVLNNRHREQILDLDDMITRLAQLEDMLGKAQLCLIDLRRVLTFLSRPRALGSHIYDADIRELSEDVRSLVEHDAFLFQKVRFLLDTTSGFINTEQNDTIRRFSILPSMLAPPMLIASIYGMNTEVLPFAQGSMSFIMVSIILIGFLIGPLIYFRWKKWI, from the coding sequence ATGCTTGAAGCCTTTTACGCCACAGAGCGCGGTAGCTTAGAAGATATCACGATTAACGGTGATTTCGACCTGCATCCAGATTTAGTATGGCTTGATCTGATTGCACCTTCACAAGAAGAGCAGCAATGGATTCTAGATGCCTATGCGCAAAACTTACCGACCTTAAAATCGCTGGAAGATATCTCCTCTAGTGCTCGATTTTACCGTGATGATGACGGTATTTTGCATATCAGCACCTATTTTTTAACCAAAAATAAAAACTATCAGGTCGAGAATGAAAACGAAGATGAATCCAGCATGCTGGCGACGGTACAAACCGTAGCATTCATTCTGCATAAGGACCGTCTTTTTACCTTGCGTGGCGAAAAACTGGTGGCCTTTCGTGCCTTCCGTGCCCGTGCGCGCCGTAATGATTATGAAATCGATTATAAAGATCCAACCTGGATTTTATTGGGCCTGCTCGAAGCCAAACTGGATGAGCTGGCCGATATTCTGGAAGATGTACATAAAGATTTAGAGAAATATTCAACTGAAGTGTTGAATAATCGCCATCGTGAGCAGATTCTTGATCTGGATGACATGATTACCCGACTAGCTCAACTGGAAGATATGCTCGGTAAAGCGCAGCTCTGTCTGATCGATTTACGTCGTGTTCTGACTTTCCTGTCTCGTCCACGCGCCTTGGGCAGTCATATTTATGATGCGGATATCCGAGAACTCAGTGAAGATGTGCGCTCGCTGGTGGAGCATGATGCCTTCCTGTTCCAGAAAGTGCGCTTCCTGCTCGATACCACGTCCGGATTCATTAACACGGAACAGAACGATACGATTCGTCGATTCTCGATCCTGCCAAGTATGCTTGCACCGCCGATGCTCATTGCCAGTATTTATGGCATGAATACCGAAGTTCTGCCTTTTGCACAAGGCTCCATGAGCTTCATTATGGTCAGTATTATTTTGATCGGCTTTTTGATCGGGCCATTGATTTACTTTAGATGGAAGAAGTGGATTTAA
- a CDS encoding ComF family protein, translating to MPMFKLLQHGKSWLTRLQPCQLCLTDHQSIHSVCEDCWRQLPWAHQTIQRQEMQFQIACDYAYPMDRLIQLFKYEQKLHLQNLLAGVLLSLDLPKVSAIVPMPISNERLAERGYNQSLVLAKHVAKQLNVPIWQPVQRLKQHSQKGLSRLERIEDIQSQFQVSTISKLRYRRVLIIDDVVTTGSSIRALSQTLEQLGCQKVYAACLAGAGI from the coding sequence ATGCCTATGTTTAAATTACTGCAACATGGAAAATCCTGGCTGACCCGCTTACAGCCCTGCCAGCTCTGTCTGACCGATCATCAGTCCATTCATTCAGTCTGTGAAGATTGCTGGCGACAATTACCCTGGGCACATCAAACCATTCAACGGCAGGAAATGCAGTTCCAGATTGCCTGCGATTATGCTTACCCGATGGACCGGCTGATTCAACTGTTTAAATATGAACAGAAGCTGCATTTGCAAAATTTACTGGCAGGTGTGCTGTTAAGTTTAGACCTACCTAAAGTCAGTGCGATAGTACCGATGCCGATCTCGAATGAGCGTCTGGCCGAGCGCGGGTATAATCAATCTCTGGTGCTGGCAAAACATGTGGCGAAACAGCTGAATGTACCCATCTGGCAACCTGTTCAACGACTGAAACAACACTCGCAAAAGGGCTTAAGCCGGCTGGAGCGGATTGAAGACATCCAGTCACAATTCCAGGTCAGCACGATTTCCAAGCTGCGGTATCGTCGGGTGCTGATTATCGATGATGTCGTCACGACTGGCAGCTCGATTCGGGCACTGAGCCAAACACTTGAACAACTGGGTTGTCAAAAAGTTTATGCGGCCTGTCTGGCCGGTGCGGGAATCTGA
- a CDS encoding LOG family protein — translation MNSIAIFCGSALGSDPLYAQIAEKVGQTLAERHQTLVYGGGRSGLMGIVADSALATGGKVIGVIPRQLVNRELAHPHITELFVVDNMHERKTRMSELAQGFIAIPGGAGTLEEIFEQWTWAQLGIHKKPCAFLNVDGFYDDLLKFIYMTTEKGFTKARFSDALIVSDNLDDILRQFESYQPPEAKWGMVDQTDLVK, via the coding sequence ATGAATTCTATCGCAATTTTTTGTGGTTCAGCACTGGGCTCGGATCCTCTCTATGCCCAGATAGCGGAAAAGGTTGGTCAGACCTTGGCAGAAAGGCATCAGACGCTGGTCTATGGCGGTGGTCGCTCCGGTTTAATGGGCATTGTTGCTGATAGTGCTTTGGCTACTGGTGGCAAGGTGATTGGTGTAATTCCAAGACAGCTGGTCAATCGTGAACTGGCGCATCCGCATATTACCGAGCTATTTGTGGTCGATAATATGCATGAACGTAAAACCCGCATGTCGGAACTGGCCCAGGGATTTATTGCCATTCCGGGTGGTGCCGGAACCCTAGAGGAAATTTTTGAACAATGGACCTGGGCACAGTTGGGAATTCATAAAAAGCCTTGTGCTTTTTTAAATGTAGATGGTTTCTATGATGATTTACTCAAATTTATCTATATGACGACTGAGAAAGGTTTTACTAAAGCGCGCTTTAGCGATGCTTTAATTGTGAGTGATAATCTGGATGATATTTTGCGCCAATTTGAAAGTTATCAGCCGCCTGAAGCGAAATGGGGTATGGTCGATCAGACCGATCTTGTAAAATAA
- a CDS encoding STAS domain-containing protein, giving the protein MIVFKDQELQVSGKIDYANAQDYYLNGLRVVQSQSKFPLVVNLAGLESGSTLALAVLVRWLRQTPQAQGLQFKAVPAKMMNIIQACHLQDDLQIIQ; this is encoded by the coding sequence GTGATTGTATTCAAGGATCAGGAATTGCAGGTTTCAGGCAAGATTGACTATGCCAATGCGCAGGACTATTACCTAAATGGTCTGCGTGTGGTTCAGTCACAGAGCAAGTTTCCGCTTGTGGTTAATCTAGCTGGGCTTGAAAGTGGTAGTACTTTGGCTTTGGCAGTATTGGTGCGCTGGTTGCGCCAGACGCCTCAAGCGCAAGGACTACAGTTTAAAGCTGTCCCTGCTAAAATGATGAATATCATTCAGGCCTGTCATTTACAGGATGATTTACAGATCATTCAGTAA
- the mlaE gene encoding lipid asymmetry maintenance ABC transporter permease subunit MlaE, whose translation MNAIAALGRRVIERVQGIGVATLMLLQILFSMPTWLGVKLFVYQMYRVGVLSLLIIVVSGLFIGAVLGLQMFSILSTFGSESMLGTAVALTLLRELAPVVAALLFAGRAGSALTAEIGLMKATEQLSSMEMIGVDPLKRVISPRLWAGIFSLPMLSVIFAAVGIMGGKMVGVDFLGADEGAYWSGMESSVQFYKDVLNGTIIKSFVFALICTWIAVYQGYACVPTSEGIATSTTRTVVYSSLCVLGFDFVLTAVMFGGV comes from the coding sequence ATGAATGCAATTGCCGCATTAGGTAGACGCGTTATTGAACGTGTACAGGGGATTGGGGTCGCAACCCTGATGCTGTTGCAGATTTTATTTTCCATGCCGACCTGGCTTGGCGTAAAGCTGTTTGTTTATCAGATGTATCGGGTTGGGGTATTGTCCCTGCTGATTATTGTGGTTTCTGGCCTGTTTATTGGAGCCGTGCTTGGTTTGCAAATGTTCAGCATCTTGTCGACCTTTGGTAGTGAGTCGATGCTAGGAACAGCAGTCGCGCTGACCTTGCTGCGTGAACTGGCACCTGTGGTCGCTGCTTTGCTGTTTGCGGGACGTGCCGGTTCAGCCTTGACTGCTGAAATTGGTCTGATGAAAGCCACTGAGCAATTGTCCAGTATGGAAATGATCGGTGTCGATCCATTGAAGCGGGTAATTTCGCCGCGTCTTTGGGCAGGGATTTTTAGCTTGCCAATGCTTTCCGTCATCTTTGCCGCAGTCGGCATTATGGGCGGAAAAATGGTCGGCGTAGATTTTCTGGGTGCCGATGAAGGCGCTTATTGGAGCGGCATGGAAAGCAGCGTGCAATTCTATAAAGATGTCTTGAATGGCACCATTATTAAAAGTTTTGTATTCGCATTAATTTGTACCTGGATTGCGGTATACCAAGGCTATGCCTGTGTCCCGACATCGGAAGGTATTGCAACTTCTACAACGCGTACAGTCGTGTATTCTTCACTGTGCGTTTTAGGCTTTGACTTTGTGTTGACTGCGGTCATGTTCGGAGGTGTTTAA
- a CDS encoding DEAD/DEAH box helicase produces MSKTFADFSLDDSLTQALDALGFTTPTPVQEQAIPAALEGKDLLVSSQTGSGKTAAFLLPTLNALANQDTLVPFKDRMKAVTQPNILVISPTRELAQQVCQDAIAFVRHMKGVRIAAIMGGMPFGKQIQQLKGAQVVVATPGRLLDLVNRRQIKLDKVDALIVDEADRMLDLGFSEDLEAIGELAANRKQTLMFSATFAPRIITLAERMMNDPMRISIETGHSTNTDITQTLHWTDGFEHKKKLLTHWLNEEDVDQAVVFASTQEDTDMLAEELAEAGLSVVALHGAMPQTVRNRRLRSIREGRAKILVATDVAARGLDVPTISHVINFGLPMKNEDYVHRIGRTGRAGRTGKAITLATYRERGKIRALEDFLDARLNVSEIEGLEPSPPPARGSRDGAGRGRGRDGGRRDGGRGGFGGGRRFEGESNFKRREGGDDRPRRSFDDKPRGERPAFGEDRPRRDFGDRPAPRREGGFGDRPQRSFDDRPKRDFGDRAAPRREGGFGDRPQRSFDDRPKRDFGDRAAPRREGGFGDRPRSNDDNRGNRVDYKPAREGGYGDRPKRDFGDRPAPRREGGFGDRPARSFGDDRPKRDFGDRPVRRNFDDKPRGERSFGGEDRPRRKFND; encoded by the coding sequence ATGAGCAAAACTTTTGCTGATTTTTCCCTCGACGACTCTCTAACCCAGGCTCTCGACGCTTTAGGCTTTACTACTCCTACTCCTGTACAAGAACAAGCGATTCCAGCTGCGCTTGAAGGCAAAGACCTTCTTGTGTCAAGCCAAACAGGTTCTGGTAAAACTGCTGCATTCTTACTGCCTACGTTAAATGCGTTGGCAAACCAAGATACATTAGTGCCGTTTAAAGACCGTATGAAAGCGGTTACTCAACCGAATATTTTGGTGATTTCACCGACTCGTGAATTGGCACAACAGGTATGTCAAGACGCAATCGCATTTGTACGTCACATGAAAGGTGTTCGTATTGCGGCAATCATGGGCGGTATGCCTTTTGGTAAGCAAATTCAACAGTTAAAAGGCGCGCAAGTTGTTGTTGCAACTCCAGGTCGTCTACTGGACTTGGTAAATCGTCGTCAAATCAAATTGGATAAAGTTGACGCGTTAATCGTCGATGAAGCTGACCGTATGCTTGACCTAGGTTTCTCTGAAGACTTAGAAGCAATTGGTGAATTGGCTGCAAACCGCAAACAGACTCTTATGTTCTCTGCGACTTTTGCACCACGTATCATTACACTTGCAGAACGCATGATGAATGATCCAATGCGTATTTCGATCGAAACTGGTCACTCTACAAATACTGATATTACTCAGACTTTGCATTGGACTGACGGTTTCGAGCACAAGAAAAAACTTCTTACTCACTGGTTGAACGAAGAAGACGTTGATCAAGCAGTAGTATTTGCGTCAACTCAAGAAGACACAGATATGTTGGCTGAAGAACTTGCTGAAGCAGGTCTATCAGTTGTAGCACTTCACGGTGCTATGCCACAAACTGTTCGTAACCGTCGTTTACGCAGCATCCGTGAAGGTCGTGCGAAGATCTTGGTTGCAACTGACGTTGCAGCGCGTGGTCTTGACGTACCAACAATTTCACACGTCATCAACTTCGGTCTTCCAATGAAGAACGAAGACTATGTACACCGTATCGGTCGTACAGGTCGTGCGGGTCGTACTGGTAAAGCAATTACTTTGGCGACTTACCGTGAACGCGGTAAAATCCGTGCTTTAGAAGACTTCCTTGATGCGCGTCTAAACGTATCTGAAATTGAAGGTCTTGAGCCATCTCCACCTCCTGCACGTGGTAGCCGTGATGGCGCTGGTCGCGGTCGTGGCCGTGATGGCGGTCGTCGTGATGGCGGTCGTGGTGGTTTCGGTGGCGGTCGTCGTTTTGAAGGCGAAAGCAACTTCAAACGTCGTGAAGGCGGTGATGATCGTCCACGTCGTAGCTTCGATGACAAACCTCGTGGCGAACGTCCGGCATTTGGTGAAGATCGTCCACGTCGTGACTTTGGTGATCGTCCAGCTCCACGTCGTGAAGGTGGTTTTGGCGACCGTCCACAACGTTCGTTTGATGACCGTCCAAAGCGTGACTTCGGTGATCGTGCAGCTCCGCGTCGTGAAGGTGGTTTTGGCGACCGTCCACAACGTTCGTTTGATGACCGTCCAAAGCGTGACTTCGGTGATCGTGCAGCTCCGCGTCGTGAAGGTGGTTTTGGTGACCGTCCTCGCTCTAATGATGACAACCGTGGCAACCGTGTAGATTACAAGCCAGCTCGTGAAGGCGGTTATGGTGATCGTCCAAAACGTGATTTTGGTGATCGTCCTGCTCCACGTCGTGAAGGTGGTTTCGGTGATCGTCCAGCGCGTTCATTCGGTGATGACCGTCCAAAACGTGATTTCGGTGATCGTCCAGTACGTCGCAACTTTGATGACAAACCACGTGGTGAACGTTCGTTCGGTGGTGAAGATCGTCCACGTCGTAAATTTAACGACTAA
- the mlaD gene encoding outer membrane lipid asymmetry maintenance protein MlaD, producing MKSRTSELAVGVFVILFGIALFFLAMRVSGLVGHNISDSYKMTATFENVNGIKPRAKVALSGVKVGQVDDITLDPVTRLATVHMTLDGSLTSFNAEQLKQVQQEALEELRYSSDYTAAAPAQQKDMEKQLLANMKSITNIDEDAYIMVATNGLLGEKYLKIIPGGGLNYLKRGDQIANTQGTMEIEDLVTKFITGGAGKSSDSQETTPEQATVSESTDAEPAFVE from the coding sequence ATGAAATCACGTACTAGTGAGCTGGCCGTTGGTGTTTTTGTTATTTTGTTTGGTATTGCCTTATTTTTCCTGGCGATGCGTGTCAGTGGTCTGGTCGGACACAATATTTCCGACAGCTATAAAATGACAGCGACTTTTGAAAATGTAAATGGGATCAAGCCACGTGCCAAAGTGGCATTGAGTGGTGTGAAAGTGGGGCAGGTGGATGACATTACCCTGGATCCAGTGACGCGTCTGGCAACCGTGCATATGACCCTGGATGGCTCATTGACCTCATTTAATGCTGAACAGTTAAAGCAGGTTCAGCAGGAAGCACTGGAAGAGTTACGTTATAGTTCGGACTATACTGCGGCTGCACCTGCGCAACAAAAAGACATGGAAAAACAACTGTTAGCTAACATGAAATCCATCACCAATATTGATGAGGATGCTTATATTATGGTAGCGACCAATGGGTTATTGGGTGAAAAATACCTGAAAATTATTCCAGGTGGTGGTCTGAACTATTTGAAACGTGGTGATCAGATTGCCAATACCCAAGGCACCATGGAAATTGAAGATTTAGTGACGAAGTTCATTACTGGCGGTGCCGGTAAATCGTCGGATAGTCAAGAAACTACCCCAGAACAGGCGACAGTTTCAGAATCGACTGATGCAGAACCTGCATTTGTTGAATAA
- a CDS encoding NUDIX hydrolase — MKVITVAAAIILNEAQQLLVVRKKGTSCFMQVGGKLEPNEAPEATMLREIQEEIGTQAQIQQFIGRFETQTANEPDHQLVSYVYWVSLDQAPKIEAEIAEMKWIDLDEKQFLLAPLTTEIVIPWVKSQLLAQA, encoded by the coding sequence ATGAAAGTGATTACGGTGGCTGCGGCCATTATTTTAAATGAGGCGCAGCAACTGCTGGTGGTTCGTAAAAAAGGGACGTCCTGCTTTATGCAGGTCGGTGGCAAACTGGAGCCAAATGAAGCACCAGAAGCAACGATGTTGCGTGAAATTCAGGAAGAAATTGGCACACAGGCACAGATTCAGCAATTCATTGGGCGTTTTGAAACCCAGACGGCGAATGAGCCTGATCATCAACTGGTGAGTTATGTCTATTGGGTCAGTCTGGATCAAGCGCCAAAAATTGAAGCGGAAATTGCTGAAATGAAATGGATAGATCTGGACGAAAAGCAGTTCTTGCTGGCACCCTTGACCACCGAAATTGTCATTCCATGGGTGAAGTCACAGTTACTTGCTCAGGCGTAA